The genomic stretch TGAATTTCACGGGATCCTGGGTATACGATACGGTTTCAAGTTTTAATTCTCCGATACAGCGTTCACCGAAATCGGAAATGTAGCCATCAATTTCTTTTTTTAATGTTTGTAGAGTAAATTCTTTTCCGGAAGAAATGATTTTCCAAATTTCAGTAGCACTGTGACCTGTAAAAATATTTTTTAGATCATTATTCGCTGCAATGGTTGTCGCTATTGCCATGCTTCTATGAATGGGCTGAGTAGAAATAATATCACTGCTGCCGCACAACAGATCATTGTGAATATTCGGATTCTTGCTAAAGGCGTATTTTTTACAACGCTTTTGCAGAAGCCCAAACCAGATCATCGCAAAAAAATCATTGATCAGGGGCGCTTTCCATTCTTTAAGGAGCGTACTTTCAAAACGGAGATACAAGTGCATCAGCTCTTGTGCGTCCTTTTCTCGGAAGTTGATTTCCTTATAGGATGAAATGGTCTTCTCCACCAATTGCATAAACGCTATGCGCTTTGATGGAAGTGTTATGAACCGAATGTACATCAACACCACCATCTTTATAATGCTCCACCAGGCTTTTCCTTTTGAAAGACGAAGGGATTCCGGAATATCAAAGCGTTCCTTTACACCCATCATGCTCTCCATAAAACGGGCATTGATACTGTAACCGGGAAGCATGGCCAGCATATGATACCATGTTCTGAGATTATAATATACCCTGCCCTTGATCAGGCCCAATGTATTCGCAAATACCCGTTCATTACTTTTAATGACGGAGGAAGACACACCCATATAGCTGCAAAATATTTTATAGGCCTCTTCATATGAACTGCTGATGAATGAAAAAGTGAGTGGCGTAGTTACACCGGGATAGGATTCTACGATGTTGCTATTGTCCCATAAGATGTATTCACCATTCGGAGTGTTCCTGGTGGTAGTAGTGGTTACCGGACGTGTTTGTAATAAGTAAAGTGTGTTATTCTTATAGGCGAATTCAATATCCTGTGGATGCTGCAAGGCTGTATTTAAAAGATCTAATAATTTTCCGATTTCAACTACCTGTTGATCGGATAGCGTAGGTTTCAGTTGAAGTTCCTTTTCTACATCTTTTAAAAGGGTTCCATTGCCGGAATGTTGGTCGAAGAGTACCTGTTGTTTTTTTTCAGCCAATTGAGCAATGACTTCCCCGTTTTTTAGAATAAAGTTATCGGAGTCCAATAGTCCGGAAACTAGCCCTTCCCCTAAACCATAAACTGCACTGATTACTTTTTCATCATTTTTGCCATTGACCGGATTTATACCAAAAGCTACGCCGGCTACTTCCGAGTCGATCATCTCCTGTACAATAACAGCCAACCCGAAATTATTATCCAGATGATTGGTTTTTCTATAGAGTAAAACCCGCTCAGAGAATGCTGAACACCAAACAGACTTTATTTTTTCAGCAAGGTCAGCTCTTGTAACATATAAATGACTTTCAAATTGTCCGGCAAATGAAAAAGCTGCCCCATCTTCGTCAATGGCAGAGGATCGCACCGCATAATATCCTTTAGAGGGGAATCCTTTAAGCAATTCCTCAATTTCTTCCTGACTGATGTGA from Bacteroidota bacterium encodes the following:
- a CDS encoding phosphoenolpyruvate synthase, which encodes MISLSSENKSDLQRFHIGGKAGNLFRLQELGLNVPRFIVIPQEVLHHSIPESIRNSDPEIIRKFIRDIHISQEEIEELLKGFPSKGYYAVRSSAIDEDGAAFSFAGQFESHLYVTRADLAEKIKSVWCSAFSERVLLYRKTNHLDNNFGLAVIVQEMIDSEVAGVAFGINPVNGKNDEKVISAVYGLGEGLVSGLLDSDNFILKNGEVIAQLAEKKQQVLFDQHSGNGTLLKDVEKELQLKPTLSDQQVVEIGKLLDLLNTALQHPQDIEFAYKNNTLYLLQTRPVTTTTTRNTPNGEYILWDNSNIVESYPGVTTPLTFSFISSSYEEAYKIFCSYMGVSSSVIKSNERVFANTLGLIKGRVYYNLRTWYHMLAMLPGYSINARFMESMMGVKERFDIPESLRLSKGKAWWSIIKMVVLMYIRFITLPSKRIAFMQLVEKTISSYKEINFREKDAQELMHLYLRFESTLLKEWKAPLINDFFAMIWFGLLQKRCKKYAFSKNPNIHNDLLCGSSDIISTQPIHRSMAIATTIAANNDLKNIFTGHSATEIWKIISSGKEFTLQTLKKEIDGYISDFGERCIGELKLETVSYTQDPVKFIQILKSYVESGTTSEMLSGKTEALLRQTAEQEMKAGLKYQPFRLWMLKKTLRRTRTMVSARENLRYERTRAFGIVRNIFSAMGHALQSRNVLEHPRDIFYLTKEEIFSYIEGTSATTNLKELINLRKNEFQGYQKEEAPAERFATYGIVYNGNDFYSTAKVEIHTGDLKGIGCSPGKVRGKVRIITDPGETSSLNGDILVTTSTDPGWVTLFPSASGIIVERGSLLSHSAIVSREMGIPCIVSVTGLLKTLKSGDLIEMDGSTGLINIITA